ACGCATGATGTCTTCTTTTTTATTCTTAAAGGCACCTTCGGCGCGCTTGAGTTCATCCGCTTCCAACGAGAATCCAATGGGTCCCGCAGACTCGGTGAGTTGACGAGCGCCAATGTTGGAAGTCATGATCAAAATGGTATTTCTAAAGTCGACTTTTTTCCCTTTTCCATCCGTCAAAACCCCATCCTCCAAAATTTGCAAAAGGATGTTCATGACTTCGGGATGGGCTTTTTCAATTTCATCCAAAAGCACCACAGAATAAGGTTTGCTTCGAATCATTTTAGTGAGTTGGCCACCTTCTTCGTAACCCACATAACCGGCCGTGGTTCCCACCAAACGGGAGACATTATGGCGTTCCATGAATTCACTCATATCGATTTTAATCAGCGCGTCTTCATCGTTGTAAATTTCTTTGGCAATGGTTTTCACGAGCTCGGTTTTCCCAACTCCGGTGGGTCCCATAAAAATAAAGGAAGCGATCGGACGACTCGGGCGGGAAACCCCGACACGAGATCGACGAATGGCTTTAGCCACGGCTTCGATGGCTTCTTTTTGCCCAACAATGTGCTGACTGAGGAGGGTTTCAAGATTTTTAAGACGAGCGATGTCATCTTTTAAAAGCTTGGTAACGGGGACTCCGGTAGCTTTTGAGAGCACCGCAGCAATATCTTCGGCATCGATTTTCCCACGGAGTTCTTTTGGAACTTTAATTTTTCGCGCTTCTTCGACTTTTTCCATCAATGTCAATTCTTCAGTACGGAGTTCCGCGGCTTTTTCATAATCTTGTTTTGAAACCGCTTCTTCTTTTTGTTGAATGATGGCATTGAGTTCTTTTTGATGTTTAACGAGATCTTGTTTGAGATTTTTAGCCTGCATGCCTTTGAGGGACGCGGCTTCATCCATGAGATCGATGGCTTTATCCGGAAGGAATCGATCGTTGACATAGCGTTTGGATAAGCGAACCGAGGCTTCCAAGGCTTCATCCGTAATCACCAAGTTGTGATGATCTTCAAATGAAGTGCGGAGTCCTTTGAGAATTTGAAGGGTTTCTTCTTCAGACGGTTCTTCCACTACCACGGGTTGAAAACGGCGTTCGAGTGCCGCATCGTTTTCAATTTGCTTACGAAATTCATTCGTCGTTGTGGCGCCAATCACACGAAGATTCCCTCGAGAAAGAGCGGGTTTCAAAATGTTGGCGGCGTCAAGACTGCCTTCCGCGGATCCGGCCCCTACAACCGTGTGTAATTCATCAATGAAAAGGATAACATTTTCTTGAGAAGACGCTTCGTCAATGATTTGTTTGAGGCGTTCTTCGAATTCCCCACGGTATTTGGTTCCCGCAACCACAGAAGCCATTGAAAGACATAAAACGCGTTTGTCCACCATGGTATCCGGTACATTTTCTTTTACAATGGCGTGGGCAAGGCCTTCCACCACTGCGGTTTTTCCAACACCGGGTTCTCCGATGATCACCGGATTATTTTTGGTTTTGCGTTGAAGGATGCTGATCACGCGTTCGATCTCTTTGGCACGGCCGATAATGGGGTCCATTTTGCCTGCGCGGCACTTGGCCACCAAGTCTTCGGTGAAATAGTCGAGGGCCGGGGTTTTGGAGCCTTTTTGGCCGGGTTTGGTCGAGGTTTTCATGTAGGATTCTTTGTCTCCTCCTTGAATCACCCCTTGCAACCCGCTCAAAAGGAATTCAAGAGGATTGCCTTGTCCCATGGCTCCGGGCATCGCGCCTCCGGGGCCCATTGGCATTTGTCCGGGTTTTGCTCCGCGTTTTAAGGTTTCAAACGCGGCTTCGATTTCAGTTTGAATGTCTTTGGGGCGAACTTTCATGTTCTCGAGAATCACGGTGGCCGCAGTGTTGTCTTGGCGAACCAAGGCGTGAAGCAAGTGTTCAGTGCCCACAAACATATGACTGTGGTCTTGAGCGCATTTGATGGCATCTTCAATCACTTTTTTGGCAAATCCGCTGAGTCCTCCGCCTTGAGAGGTTCCCTTGGCGGTTCCCGCGGTGCGTCCCACGCTTTTTAACACCAAATTCACATTGTCGATGGACACCCCAAAATTCATAAGGATGGAAGCGCCGAGCGAATTCGGTTGGCTTAAAAT
The genomic region above belongs to Candidatus Gracilibacteria bacterium and contains:
- a CDS encoding ATP-dependent Clp protease ATP-binding subunit; the encoded protein is MEKDNRFERFTKEAKQALIVAQDVAKKTATNYVGTEHILLGILSQPNSLGASILMNFGVSIDNVNLVLKSVGRTAGTAKGTSQGGGLSGFAKKVIEDAIKCAQDHSHMFVGTEHLLHALVRQDNTAATVILENMKVRPKDIQTEIEAAFETLKRGAKPGQMPMGPGGAMPGAMGQGNPLEFLLSGLQGVIQGGDKESYMKTSTKPGQKGSKTPALDYFTEDLVAKCRAGKMDPIIGRAKEIERVISILQRKTKNNPVIIGEPGVGKTAVVEGLAHAIVKENVPDTMVDKRVLCLSMASVVAGTKYRGEFEERLKQIIDEASSQENVILFIDELHTVVGAGSAEGSLDAANILKPALSRGNLRVIGATTTNEFRKQIENDAALERRFQPVVVEEPSEEETLQILKGLRTSFEDHHNLVITDEALEASVRLSKRYVNDRFLPDKAIDLMDEAASLKGMQAKNLKQDLVKHQKELNAIIQQKEEAVSKQDYEKAAELRTEELTLMEKVEEARKIKVPKELRGKIDAEDIAAVLSKATGVPVTKLLKDDIARLKNLETLLSQHIVGQKEAIEAVAKAIRRSRVGVSRPSRPIASFIFMGPTGVGKTELVKTIAKEIYNDEDALIKIDMSEFMERHNVSRLVGTTAGYVGYEEGGQLTKMIRSKPYSVVLLDEIEKAHPEVMNILLQILEDGVLTDGKGKKVDFRNTILIMTSNIGARQLTESAGPIGFSLEADELKRAEGAFKNKKEDIMRELKDQFRPEFLNRVDKIVVFEALTHDNIKAIVKLLVADLEKRLEIKKLKLQLSAGALDYLAKLGYDPDYGARPARRVIQDHVEDVLAEALLEGTFKEGDTIKIVKKGEELVLKK